atccatgaggaaagaattagggcactacatctcaaagtcatcccagaagaaggggaggccagctctgaaccagcctctccagtcaaagtaggcagggggtggcacacccttgttgaggttaacaagaacctctgaggtaagggaacaaaccccaccaactccaacagtcatcttccacagtagactagacctatcgaattgcccatgaaccccagaatctcaacatttgcggttagtgatgtgccgctactggacatccataaggttgcccagattgaagtggcacatcggtttttgctgtgcccagtggtgggttcaactggtaggtataaaccagccagaagtgatccctgctgggtatctctttatttatttactcaatagCCACTTAACCTATTTACATCAATTTTTCACCATTTGCTTAGTAagagttacattaaaaaaaagtaaaaaacattgaaaattgtgattttgtacatatacagatttttgttgtaatatttttatgatctGTTACATAAATaacttgatttattattgaaaattgactTATTATTTTCCCAATTCCTACACCACAGCCAactaagatttaatatttaataaacatttaattctgtttattttacaaCAGGACagcaattttttcttaaaaaacaataatgtcaaattaaaggttattgataattgattaattgaaaaatatatgtgaTTGGCTCAAAATATTGGTAATTTAGTTTTCTACAAGGAATGGCCACTTCAAACCAATCAACTATGTAATAAGTGAGCTAGATATGCAATTAACTGGAATAATGCGTGGAGCGTGACCACGAAATCCCGCTGGCTAGCCGGGTCTGTACAGTGCCGTTACTCACGGGTGGCCCAAGTCAAATAATACAGATGccaaaaggttaaaataaaaatggaaaaataaaatatgaagtatttatgttagtgttgttttataatacaGCTGTagcatttataaacaaaaacatttttatacataatgtgaGGTAGCAAAAAGTTGCcatatattgtttgttacagtatttacacaatttttttgaataaaaagtttaGGATCTTGGATCTGCGGATCTAATCCCTAGGGAaacttcaattataaaataaattatctatccTCTTGGACGATAGCACACACCCAATCAAAATTTTCTTGAGTAACAGCAGAATGTGACCTTTCTAAATGTTCATCATCTTGAGGCAAATTACAGCCCCTTCGAAATTCCAAATAGTACCTTGAAATTCTAGCATAGGATGTTGCTTCAGAACCTAATGCAACTTAGAGCCATTTGATGCTCTCCTCTTTAAAATGCAaatctactttaaaatttttaaaaatcacagcCACAAAATTGATCTTTCCAAACATACGGCACAAGTACACTGATGAACCAAAGTTGCTGTCAGGTACTGACAGGTTTTCTTATCAGATAAGAATGATAAGACTACTGCAATATGCACTGTCTGCCGTAACCCTCGTATTAACTTCAACTCTAATCAATACATGACTGTAACCATTACGTCATTTGACTcagatttaatcaaatttatttattcagtgttAAATAATGATTAGGTGaagtgaaaatacaaataaaaatttattaaccaGTGAATTTTTTCAAAGGAAAGGTAAAGAAAAATTTTGAACagctatttatgtatataatgtttttatttcaacaataataattcCTCCAAGAGTGCATTTagcaaataaaatacagaaattaaattactcAAATTTTACAGCCTTTATTTAAGCACTTCTGGGTTATTAttgttagaaatttttattagaaGTGAAAAATCAACTTCTCAATGAGTTAAAACCAAAATCTTTTGGAACTAAAATTTTATCAGTATTACACTCttttatgaaattacaattaTACTCATACAAATCTCTTATAGTAAAATCTCCAGAAATATGCTTACACAGCCCTGAATCTTAACCctgaatttaaacttattattgcCTGTAGTAAACATTTGCCGTCTATCCAACTCTAAACCCGTATTACTATATTTGACTAcccaagacctttaaaatgatatgttacaACACTAAAAgtgctgtttgaaaattttaagttattcccCACCTCCCCTTCCCCTgaacataaaaaatttgaaaactatcatCATTAGTTTAGCCCTTTGTAGTTAGTAAAGAGTGCTATAAACAGAATTCACATAtctaaaataacaacaacaaaaaattagagagggtgcaacttacttttcaatcacaCTGTATGATAGAAATATTAGGAAGAGTTCACAGCCTGTTCAGTGCTGTCACCAAGCAGTCAACAGTACACCTATGAATTCACAGTTTCTAGACATGGCATGTTTGTGATACTTCTATTTATGGTTGTAAAAACTCGTTATTGCATGATAATAGTTCAACtgggtaattattatttttttttttttttttttttttttgagggagaggcaggaaaaatgtaACGCatgtggccagcctgtagtgtgggactcccctaaaacgggtttacccactaaaaaacctcctctactctttaggattctaacctgggattgtttatcacattacttcaggctaggcctaaatttggcttaagcccgtggggctcgctccttatccagccgctctgtcaagggatctgggccacttcgcggtccagatcgggtttcttttccaggaggatgccccggaccaactgtgacaaacaatcccagttcccctcatcctccattatctttccgcagaccgtatccactgaaaaaaaccccgagttttcttgtggcctccaggcggggcctttcccaacccGGACAGCGGAAGCCGtaacctgtcaggaactgcgtgaggtagtagttcacctcgccatgccgcctttcgacccatggttgaacctgctcgatgagtcgcgcagtccatcgtcctcgggtttcgtgctcccagctgtgttgccactgctggaaggttcgggcacgctcttcggatcttgctgcgtccttgccgatctcgccttcctctcccctgccaagagcttgacagggatgactccggcaaccaccaggacggcaggctcggatactgtccgataggcggaacacacccggagcgcaggttgacgctgaacccgggcgagtcgcaacctataacattccttggtaagagcaTCTGCCcacacacctctgccccataaaggagcacggactggactgcggacatcaataaccgtcttttgctggaccgaggacccctgacattggccatcagcttactaagataagagaccaccttagcagccttgtccgccgaacggaagacctggtctctccagcttaacttgttgtccaccatgactcccgaggtacttggcggcacgcgttgactggaccacttcccttcccactcgcagcgggaagacggtgtcaattctcttctttgtgagaatcacgatctctgtcttgctcagagcaagcgaaagaccgtgatcggacatccaggcgttgaccactcgcatgacctggttcaactttaactgggccagctcaacgttgcgtgcggcgatgagagagccgcaacgtcatcggcgtacccaagtAAGAcagtttcctctggcatctcggatctcaggaggctgtcataagcgatattccagagatccgggccgagtattgaaccctgcacggcaccagaggtgacttccaccgtccgcgctccgtctcgagtgtcgtatatcagacgcctagaacggaggtagtcctcgattagccgcaacagatacgttggaatgcggaaggtgtcacgaagtgcatccaacatatcgacccatctcgccgagttgaaggcattcttgacatcaagcgtaacaagaagcactactcggcgggtAATTAGTGTGGGGTTGGTGTCATAAAAATAAGCAAATGTGTGtcttcaaaacaaatatttaacttacatatttacaaaatccaAAAGTAGCAATTTGATTTGTAGGAAGTTAAaccataacagttttaaaaacacaagttCTTCACATAAAAAGCTTCTATCATCAAAAtgtaatgcaaatttaaatttaaattaaacttattcttttatataatgaAAGGATAATTAGACCTACAGATTACATAGTAATAAGTTTTTTAGTATAATTCACGGAGAATCTTTCTAAAAATggaacattaacatttttgtggTCTGGAACTTTAATTAAACGGATATTGTTCAGAGATGTTTTGTTTTCACCTATGAAGAAACTTAATACACATTTCAAATAGCAACTCTTGCCTCCTTTAAAACCAGGTTTTTTAATAAGAGCTTAAATCTGCAATGTTCTGCTGAAAATGGATGGTTAAGATGCTTCATCAGCTGTCTATTACTCATACGGATCTTTCACAACATGACTATTTAGCTTTACATCAGTTAAGTGATGTATTCTATTcattttgcttgaaatttcattttaagttgaCACTCATGATTAAATGTTGTGTTAATAGGATGTTGTAATTTAGCAAGTTTTATAGCACATATGTTAcatctatataataataatagttcagATTGTTTTCTTGACTATAATAATCAGCCAAATTATCTGGCCTGACTCCTGGATCTGAGGTTGCCAGTGATCTAAGATTACTCTTATTTACATGAGTTTGTTTGGCTTTTCATTACAAACATCTCAGTAATGCTCTGGTTCTGCAAAAATTTTGGAATGCTGAAATCATCCATTATTGCTATTGTCATTATTTTCTTGTCATTACATCTAtgaaaaatggcgacatgtcaaATAATGATGCTTAATTCacttgaaaacaatttaatatacaaaatacaggTAGTTAAATAGAGCACTACAATCAAGTCTTTCAATGATTCTTACAGTAAATTTGTCCATTCCCAGCAAAACATTCACACAGTTTTGTTCATCTCTCCTGTAAATCTTCCAGTTTTCATTAAACAGTCCTGGATTTCtaggaacaatatttttttttaactgcagGATTGAGCagtttgatatataaatttaaaacatataacaattttatgagTGATTGCAAGTAATATACTGTGCACTTTTTATAAAGAATTCCCTCCTTTGAATTGTTGAGGACCTCAGTTTTAGGATATCTCAACTCTCGGTTGCTTCTGTGGAGGCTCCCAATTGGCTCAAACAACTGGATCCCTCCCACTGGATACTCTCCCCTCCCACCGGGTACTCTCTTCCGTGAGTCCAAAGTGTTATAGAAGTATTCAACACTTCTTTCTGTTGTGCATAAATGTTCAGTTTTTGTACTTATACTCAGTCTGTAATCTTGACAAatgcttcctccaaacatcactGTACTTATGTGAAATGCTTATGTTACAGAGTGAAATACTTCTTTGATCTGTCAGCATCTATGgtgcaaaaatatttgtaatactgcTTGAAGCATGATCCAACTGCCAATATTGAtgtgacaaaaatattttcttgataataTGCAACCTATTCAATCGTTTAAGCAATTTTGATCTTTTTTTCCTccagtaactttttttatttatgttcatttcAGGGGTAATATGGTGGTTTTTACATTTCCGGTAGGCTGCAGTAGCATTCATTAGTTCTGCCTCTAGTGTTTGTATATTAGGAGATTCTTTTTGCCTAATTTTTTTGTCCACCCATTCTCTAAAATCTATATAACCAAATACACTATGATCAATAATGGAAATATTTTGGTTTCGATTTAAATTTGACCAGTTATTAATTTGGCCACTGAATACACTTTGTTTAGGCGtcacttttaaattttcccttttaatttCACTTACATTTCTTGACGGTAACTTGTCTTCATTTTTTGTTGACTCGTTGATAttgaatgtacaatttttatCAGAGAGAATTTGATTAAGTATATCAGGTTCAGAGTCCAAAACCTTCTTTATGCTTAGCAGTTCTGAAAGTTTCTGTTTCAAATCAGCATATTTATCTGATTTTTGAGTATCTGTCATGTCTTTGAATATTACATTAACAGATTGGTTTTCCAACTGCtgaataacaatacaaatttcatCAATTTCAGATTGTAAAACTGATGAGTCAATGGGTTTATTTAAAGCAACCTGATTGGTAACCCACTTTTCAAAAGCACTGCAATTGCTTTCACAAGAAGAATATACATTACAAGGTGCTTCAACTAAATGTGAATCCAATATATTACATGTTCTATCTGAAGTAGCTGAAGTATCTTCATCACTGTGAGATGTTGAAAGTCCAGAATTATCATTTTTGTTCTCTTCAGAACAGCGCAGAGAATCTTCAATTGCAGTTTTAACCTCCCCTTCTTTATCAGTCCTATTTCTGTCCTCCAAAGACTCACTAGCATAAAGGGATTTGGTTGACTCTAAAAGGTATTTTTTTGTCCATCCAcattctacaaatttatttttgggtgAAATACTAGAATTTAAAAGAGTATTGTTTGCTTTATTTAACTGAGTCTCTTCTAAATTTCTCAGTTCTACTTCagtgtttatagatttttcattagaGAGTGTTTCGATTGCCAGTGCATGGTCTGAGGTATTCACCTGGAACAGAAATATTTCTCCTCATGACAATGTTCTTGATGTTAttgagtattaaaaattaatactaagaTTCCAAATATGTTTTGGTGTTTCTTTAGAATTTAAGGCTTCCTTGagtcatttctttttttttagttattttctaatCCATATCTACTGATATCTTTTTTTTCAAATCCTTCCGACTTATTAATAATTCTGAAAAACTGAAATCTCTTGTAGGAGaattgatgttttgttttaatttaaatttgacattcgttttattttcaaattgaagaatcaagaattttattttccattaagtaaGCAAGTTACAATAGGCATCAtcacatataaaacaaagttAGATTACAGGATATCACAGTCCATATACTATTCAATAGTATAAAATGCCTTACGCTTGACTCTTAAGCCACTTGGCTACCGtagaactatattttttacttgGAAGTGATCTATCAttttattgtacatcaaaatcTTGTTgacatttaaaactattgaaatatttattcaatctAAATACTAGGTTTAATAAGGTTTTACTTTAGTTTTGTATTGTAGTTATGTATAGaattatgataattaaatttgtcaatactttcttttatatagtttaaattaaagttaatataaatacaagtgagagtcataatattaagttgttgCCAAATGGTTTTACATGAGTCAGATTTGGATAGTCCACTTATTATTCTTAGAGTTTTCTCTTGACAAATAAAGGCCCTTTGGCTGAACTGGAATTACCCCAAAGTCGTATTCCTTAGAATGAGAATATCTCTAATTTACAATCATCAAGATTGAAAATTGTGTCACttgatacaatataaatgtaatgatagttttagttttgaaCTTGCTGTGCATGGTAAAATTCAGCCAGTCCAGAAATTCACTTATGGTGTAGAACGGTCTTTGGAACAACCCGCCTTGAAGTCTTTCTTTTGGGTGAGGTGACCGGGTCAGCTCTCTTGATCACATCAGAAAAACTTGCCTCCAGCGTATGAAGGCTTCGATTGGAAACAATGACTGTGGTGAATAGACAGAACAAAACCTCTCACATTTCTCGTCTGGTAAGCGTGAGTGTCCTGATGGCGCTGCAGTTGTTTTGAGGATGCAAGGCAGATCATTTCCAGCAGATAGACATTGGTAACTGTCaagattttctattttaaaaacatccCTGCAACTGTCCCTCCAGTCAAAACCAGCCAGTATTCTGATAACCTTTTCTGAGTGATCAGAACACGCTCCATGCAGAATTCACAGTAGCATGACACAAGACGATGTATTTCTAAGATGGTACTCGAACAGAGAGTTGTAAGCTGTTCTCACCGCATCCTCTGTGCCAACATACTTATGAATGGTTGCTATTACTCGTTTAATTGCAATGAGGGCACAGTTTATCAACATGATCCATTCACGATAAACAACAACACCTAGGTGTTCCACTGTATTTACAGAGTCAAGATTTGGAATGCTTACAATCCCTCTTTCATGTTGCCTAAGATCATTACTTTGGTCTTTGATTCATTAAAAACAAGGTCATTCGCTGTGCAGTACTCAACAGCAACATTTAATTCccatatttttctgtttttttcccATATTTTTCCCATATAATTctcttctttttattttggtAAGAACAGAAAGCCACTTGAAGAACAGTTATACATCCCTGTATAACTGTTCTTCAAGTGGCTCTCTGTTCTTACCAAAATAAAAAGAaccgtgtcatcggcatacaaaATATCGGCATCGTAATATGATGTCACTGTAGGGTCCCACGTACGCCCGGCAGCCAGGTGTAAACAGGACAAACAGACCAAGCCCCAGGACAGATACCTGTGGTACACCTCTGTTTACAGGGAGTCTGTTAGATTTATGCAAAACATTGATCCCTTTCATGCTCTGCTTGAGCTCAACAAGTTAGTCTCGATCTCTTCAGTAGCTTACAAACCACGACAGAGCTGTGTCTTTAATGCCCAGGAATTCAAGCTTTGTCAAGACAATTGTGTGGTCCAAGCAGTAGAAGACCTTCTAAAACTTTCCTCTTCTTCAATCCTATCTCTCATTTATTCTACAAGTACAGTTGAAATAGACTTTTTTGGGTAAAATCCATATTGCCCTGAAAAAAGTACGTTATTTGACTGTTCTTACCAGTATTATTTTCTCAATCAACTTGTAAAATGTAGGTACCAACGAAATGGGTCTGTACTTTTCTATCTTGTGTCTGCTGCCCTTTTTATTTAAGGGTGCAACTTTAGAGGTCTTCATGTTACCCGGAAATAGACACCGACCAAGGCAAACATGTAGCAACAGAATCAAAAATTTGTCATGGCAGTAATTTAGGATTACTGATGAGAAGTCATCTAGGCCAGCAGATAcggggtctgtataataagtaaccggactgacttcaggaaattttttattggcaaaatatatatacaatttttctttagaaatctttAAAGTAGTCTCCATTGGAGTCGATAACACGCTGATACCGTATTTTCCAATCCCTGAACGCTCCCTGGAAGTCGACAACCTCGATGTTGTCTAGAGCCCTCGTCGTAGCATGTTTTCCAGAGTCCCGAACCGCGTCCCCTTAAGGTGTCTCTTGATCTTAgggaacagaaagaagtccggtggtgccatatccgggctgtacggaggctgtggcaacgttgccctcgactgttttgccaactgttTGGTGACGAGCAGGCAGGTGTGCGACGGTGCATTGTTGTGATGGAGAATCCACGAATCGGCAATCTCCGGACGGACTCGGTGAACCCGGGCAGTTAGTCGACGGAGCACCTCTCTGTAGTACTGGCCGTTTAAAGTTTGACCGGGTGGCACAAACTCTTTGTGAACAATGCCTTTCACGTCAAAGAAAGCAATGAGCTTCACCTTCAAGCAAGCAAGAAAGCAAGAAGTCGACTTCACCTTCGATTTGCTCATGCGCGCTTTTTTCGGTCGTGGTGATGCCGGTGTGTGCCACTCTGAACTCTGCCGCTTCGTCTCAGGATCGTATTCAAAAACCCacgtctcgtctcctgtaataacgtggttgaaaaactgtggttcggtttgcagtcgatcaaggatttccgaagcgacagcaacacgacgcttcttttgctcaccagtcaggtgtttgggtaccagcttcgcgcagatcttcctcatgcccagaccgttcttaataatgttttgaacggtcatcttatcaattctgacctcatctgcgatagcccgaatgctcagacgacgatcactgttcaacacatcacgcactttttgcacatttgtgtCCATGTGACTCGTTGATGGAGGAGAGATGCGCTGTTTGTCATGGACATCATCGCGGCCCTCCTGGAAATTTTTGTGCTACTGAAACACCTGAGTTCTGGACATAGCATCCTCACTgtaagcctcttgaatcatttgaagagtttccgtggccgttttcttgagtttgacacaaaatttaatgctaaaacgttgctcgatcgtactctgcattttcactccgacggggtaactgaacatgcactccgctctcgctcgatactaactctccaagcgcttggaggcaactgctgcagcccggttccctttcactagacccccccaccaccactacagcaccagataccggttagcagacgctttgacggagcggggcaggttcagtccggttacttattatacagaccctgtatatTGCTTTCCATTAAACAAATAATCCCGAGTAGCTCTCTCTCAGATGTTGGCGCCCTTGAAGATGTAGGACTTTGCATCTCCCAGTCCCTGAGCTCACAGTGATGTTCACCCTCTCCCAGATTTTCCTTCAATGTCCCCTCCATAATATTGGTGAAGTAGAAGTTAAATTGGTTGGAAATACCTAAATGGttcttcaaagaaaatattacatactccgtcttattttcaattattaatgtgACCAAAATCATTCACAAGAATTAAGAACAAAAAGGATCCCACTACTGAGCACTGTGGCACTCCTGctgtaagatttaaaaatttttattttttaaacaaaccagttgctttttcccttttaaataaCATACCAATAATTGTAATTCTTTGTTCGAAATTCcatattttgactttttaaacaACAAAGGATGAGAGATGGTGTCAAAGGCTTTACTCAAAAATATTAGACTTGAAACAACAACAAGTTTATCCTCAAAACCATCGAGAATAAATTTGACTGTTGCTTCTATTGCATTTACAGTGGAACATTTAggtttaaaaccaaattggaAAGTAtgcagtaaattattatttacaaaatattcatgaaGCTGTGCTaccatacaatattaaattattttacttaaaataagcaaaattgtAATGGGCTGATAGCTTTCTGGATTTGAAACATCTCCTTTTTCATAAATGGGTGTAATTTTAGGAACTTTGAGACAACATGGAAAATTTTCTTGGGTTAAAACTAAGTTGATTAAATAAGTGAGTGTTACCACAATTacatcaattatatttttcaggGCATAATTTGAGAGACCATAGACAACTCCACTATGGGAATTACTCATTTTGTTTACAGCAGATTGAACTTTTGTTTCATCaatcaatttctatttaaaactatatttttgatgTGACTGAGAAGAGTTTGACCAATAAATCAgagcaacttttattatttacaccaatataaaaaaacaatcatttaaatTATGAGGCAAGAATAACAGGTATTTCTAGTTCTGTAACTGGGTACTGATAACACTCAGTTTTTGCAACCTTCCAAGCagctttaaattgatttttttatttttttttattttgaaataaatttattattagatacaATTTGTGCCTCAATGATAGCTTCCTTATAaggtttattaaaattcttaagaTTTTCCTTATTCATAAATCAAAGGTATTCTTCACTCTGTCATATAAAGCTAAAATTTGATTTCTCATATTATTCAACTCAGCAGTAAACCAGTTCATCTGGTTAGACTTCTTaggtttacttttttaattaacaaaaactgtg
This genomic stretch from Homalodisca vitripennis isolate AUS2020 chromosome 6, UT_GWSS_2.1, whole genome shotgun sequence harbors:
- the LOC124364942 gene encoding uncharacterized protein LOC124364942 isoform X1 is translated as MSTNNLVDALSERIKFDLDKLQSNELEKIELDSFNLSYFWSQFGAAVQGLSNEVTKIGFACGQQPYPASGNLAAMLQDLVQSYTVMRDLYLVLPEEVGATVYQAVTSVMIDIVAALLAVVRSLSDLSEKGAKERLTLTGTFWEACAAVETLPRNNLLATLGVIDGELGLAVDAQEELTTVNTSDHALAIETLSNEKSINTEVELRNLEETQLNKANNTLLNSSISPKNKFVECGWTKKYLLESTKSLYASESLEDRNRTDKEGEVKTAIEDSLRCSEENKNDNSGLSTSHSDEDTSATSDRTCNILDSHLVEAPCNVYSSCESNCSAFEKWVTNQVALNKPIDSSVLQSEIDEICIVIQQLENQSVNVIFKDMTDTQKSDKYADLKQKLSELLSIKKVLDSEPDILNQILSDKNCTFNINESTKNEDKLPSRNVSEIKRENLKVTPKQSVFSGQINNWSNLNRNQNISIIDHSVFGYIDFREWVDKKIRQKESPNIQTLEAELMNATAAYRKCKNHHITPEMNINKKSYWRKKRSKLLKRLNRLHIIKKIFLSHQYWQLDHASSSITNIFAP